A genomic segment from Lignipirellula cremea encodes:
- a CDS encoding DUF1552 domain-containing protein, with translation MATTTCSSSYASQPKGKTEMSHLRTTRRQFLSAGGVCLALPWLERFASAKDAVDVPHRAVFLFVPNGVNMWEWHPATTGKDYELTPPLRNLAGLRDRFTAFSGLQHLKAGGGHQEAALWLTGNPNYASRKEIYVTPNTISIDQHIARAIGRKTRWPSMVVGADGGQYTCSFDAEGRPVLADFDLSSIFAELVGADPKGRLPQRGSILDLVADQATSLRRELGKSDERKLDEYVESIRAVEKRVQADIAWKSSSRLDSIQDDRLNLRADPHNTPDGVDFVDTMLELIYLALRIDCTRVAAFSAYRSSQCCVLKHLGFDVHDEGHGSGDARPEDKPKQFANLSKADDWWTKRLARFLDRLRTTHEGEHDMLRHTTVLYGSGMSWPAYHRNHNLPILLAGGESAGFAHGRHIAFNGQQKDIPSDKQEHRNATKLGPDAVSMSDLLRTISERMGVPAEGFGESRRVLTELLT, from the coding sequence ATGGCAACCACAACCTGTTCATCCTCGTACGCCAGCCAACCGAAGGGAAAAACTGAAATGAGTCATCTGCGAACAACACGGCGACAGTTCCTCTCCGCTGGTGGCGTCTGCCTCGCACTCCCGTGGCTCGAACGTTTCGCCTCGGCGAAGGACGCTGTAGACGTACCCCACCGCGCCGTTTTTCTATTCGTTCCCAATGGCGTTAACATGTGGGAGTGGCATCCCGCGACGACCGGGAAGGACTACGAACTGACGCCGCCGCTGCGGAATCTGGCCGGGCTGCGCGATCGCTTCACTGCGTTCTCCGGACTGCAGCACCTCAAGGCCGGAGGCGGTCACCAGGAAGCCGCACTGTGGCTGACGGGCAATCCCAACTACGCCAGCAGGAAAGAGATATACGTCACGCCGAACACGATCTCCATCGACCAGCACATCGCGCGCGCGATTGGCCGGAAAACGCGCTGGCCGAGCATGGTCGTTGGCGCCGACGGCGGCCAGTACACCTGCTCCTTCGATGCTGAAGGCCGGCCGGTGCTGGCCGACTTCGACCTTTCTTCCATTTTCGCGGAACTGGTCGGCGCCGATCCGAAAGGTCGGTTGCCGCAGCGGGGCAGTATCCTCGACCTGGTCGCGGATCAGGCAACCAGCCTGCGTCGCGAACTGGGCAAGAGTGACGAGCGGAAACTCGACGAATACGTCGAGTCGATTCGCGCGGTGGAAAAACGCGTGCAAGCGGACATCGCCTGGAAGTCTTCGTCCCGGCTGGATTCGATCCAGGACGATCGCTTGAACCTGCGGGCCGATCCGCACAACACGCCCGACGGCGTTGACTTTGTCGACACGATGCTAGAACTGATCTATCTGGCCCTCCGCATCGACTGCACGCGAGTTGCGGCTTTCTCGGCGTACCGTTCGAGCCAGTGCTGTGTGCTGAAGCACCTCGGTTTTGACGTCCACGACGAAGGTCACGGTAGCGGGGACGCCCGGCCCGAAGATAAACCGAAGCAGTTCGCGAACCTCAGCAAGGCCGACGACTGGTGGACCAAACGCCTGGCCCGGTTCCTCGATCGGCTGCGGACGACTCACGAGGGCGAGCATGACATGCTCCGGCACACCACCGTCCTGTACGGCAGCGGCATGTCGTGGCCGGCGTACCATCGCAACCATAACTTGCCGATTCTGTTGGCCGGCGGCGAGAGCGCAGGCTTTGCGCACGGCCGGCACATCGCCTTTAACGGCCAGCAAAAAGACATTCCGAGCGACAAACAGGAGCACCGCAACGCCACCAAACTCGGTCCCGACGCCGTGAGCATGTCGGACCTGCTGCGCACCATCTCCGAACGGATGGGCGTGCCCGCGGAAGGCTTTGGCGAGAGTCGGCGCGTGTTAACGGAACTACTTACCTGA
- a CDS encoding DUF1552 domain-containing protein, whose amino-acid sequence MNTTSSKSHRREFLQTSGICLALPWLERFAAANEADAALRRAVFICVPNGVNMWEWHPAKTGKDYELTPPLKNLADLRQRFTVFSGLQHRAQPGHGELGVWLTANANYTAGKGAVTQSTISIDQHIAETVGRQTRWPSMVVGATGGRRTISFDRQGEPVLADHDLSAIFAEIVGAQGREKLPRRASILDLISSQAADLRRELGKSDERKLDEYLDSVRAVEKRVQADIAWRATLNAEVIHEDRLRLQADPFQPADYAEYIDTMFELIYLALQTDSTRVVSFATTESEGGGPIKNLPCGNWHGTGHNTGDEPPDRKPKEYAILSEYDAWWTARLAKFLERLRTTNEGNHDMLRNTAVLYGSGMSWPATHRAHNLPLLLAGGEGLGFAQGQHLAFNGQQKVIPNDKREHLTSPKLGPDAVSMSDLLRTISEQMGVVAKGFGESRRTLVELLM is encoded by the coding sequence ATGAACACAACGTCATCGAAGTCACACCGCCGCGAATTTTTGCAGACCAGCGGTATCTGCCTCGCACTCCCGTGGCTCGAACGTTTCGCGGCGGCCAACGAGGCGGACGCTGCACTGCGCCGCGCCGTGTTTATCTGTGTGCCCAACGGCGTGAACATGTGGGAGTGGCATCCCGCGAAGACCGGCAAGGACTACGAACTGACGCCGCCGCTGAAGAACCTCGCCGATTTGCGGCAACGTTTCACCGTCTTTTCCGGCCTGCAACACCGGGCGCAGCCGGGCCATGGGGAGCTGGGTGTGTGGTTGACGGCCAACGCGAATTACACGGCCGGCAAGGGTGCGGTGACCCAGAGCACGATCTCGATCGACCAACACATCGCCGAAACCGTCGGCCGGCAGACTCGCTGGCCGAGCATGGTGGTCGGCGCGACCGGCGGGCGGCGGACGATCTCGTTCGACCGTCAAGGCGAGCCGGTACTGGCCGACCACGATCTATCCGCGATCTTCGCGGAGATCGTCGGCGCCCAAGGCCGCGAGAAACTGCCGCGTCGCGCCAGTATCCTCGACCTCATTTCATCGCAGGCGGCCGACCTGCGGCGCGAATTGGGCAAGAGCGACGAGCGCAAACTCGATGAGTATCTCGACTCGGTCCGAGCGGTCGAGAAGCGGGTGCAAGCCGATATTGCCTGGCGGGCGACACTAAATGCCGAGGTGATTCACGAAGACCGCTTGAGGCTCCAGGCCGATCCCTTCCAGCCCGCTGACTATGCCGAATACATCGACACCATGTTCGAGCTGATCTACCTGGCCCTGCAGACCGACAGCACGCGGGTGGTCTCGTTTGCAACAACGGAATCCGAAGGAGGCGGCCCCATCAAGAACCTGCCCTGCGGCAACTGGCACGGTACAGGGCACAACACGGGCGACGAACCGCCCGATCGCAAGCCGAAGGAGTACGCCATTCTGAGCGAGTACGATGCCTGGTGGACCGCTCGCCTGGCGAAGTTCCTCGAGCGGCTTCGAACAACAAACGAAGGCAACCACGACATGCTCCGCAACACCGCCGTCCTCTACGGCAGCGGCATGTCGTGGCCGGCCACGCACCGCGCCCACAACCTGCCGCTGCTGCTGGCGGGCGGCGAAGGGTTGGGTTTCGCGCAGGGCCAGCACCTCGCCTTTAACGGCCAGCAGAAAGTCATTCCGAACGACAAACGCGAGCACCTCACCAGCCCCAAACTCGGTCCCGACGCCGTCAGCATGTCGGATCTGCTGCGGACGATTTCCGAACAGATGGGCGTGGTCGCGAAAGGCTTCGGCGAGAGCCGGCGAACCTTGGTTGAATTGTTGATGTAA